One window of the Ochrobactrum vermis genome contains the following:
- a CDS encoding LPD7 domain-containing protein: protein MASGNHQIASYAMKQRDVVVSTSLHQWEAKTSNIVHADFGSHYRTNLVKLQNIILEGEKVREMSRSDFEAYEKEVETALFRLGRNLGPEEKADLDQVAQYTREHVNLMREHMKLTEQRGLTVETPSRESEQDSSSMQIARDADSEIAKPAHVVVEAEQGQPSADNASEPRSSMDDEEKAAAASYQAEMDRSFPDEITSRYYIREDQGGTQRVFADSKGEREVFQDNGEKLRAKSFDAQGVRLMIETAAHRGWTSIEITGSKEFRRETWLEGQAHGISVKGYQPTELDWQDLARREQSYLRNEIVPIEGRALDAAHRDQEQSAGSDQSSKVDREPQNADNSGTSHSKTVDYKEGVQGILVEKGEKPYQDNEKNEPSPFVVIETANGNRTVWGVGLPDALHRAGAEIGDEIHLRSTGTERVLKTVIQEVDGQKQRVEQMVDRRAWEANVLEERDRTDGKVEGSKQLDNQVNMEVKGVGRDGETMRTDPPQQQVPRLQELEQEQQQKKERNEHER from the coding sequence ATGGCAAGCGGCAATCATCAGATTGCCTCATACGCCATGAAGCAAAGAGATGTAGTTGTATCAACAAGTTTGCATCAATGGGAAGCCAAAACTTCTAACATCGTTCATGCAGATTTCGGGTCACATTACCGCACCAATTTGGTAAAGTTGCAAAACATCATTTTGGAGGGTGAAAAAGTGCGCGAAATGTCGAGAAGCGATTTTGAGGCATATGAGAAAGAAGTTGAAACAGCATTGTTCCGGCTTGGCCGCAATCTCGGACCGGAAGAGAAAGCCGATCTGGATCAGGTAGCGCAGTATACGCGCGAGCATGTGAATCTAATGCGCGAGCATATGAAATTGACTGAACAGCGTGGATTGACCGTTGAAACCCCATCTCGTGAAAGCGAGCAAGATAGCTCGTCGATGCAGATCGCTCGCGATGCCGATTCCGAAATTGCCAAGCCAGCGCATGTTGTCGTGGAAGCAGAGCAGGGTCAGCCATCGGCAGATAATGCCAGCGAACCTCGTTCAAGCATGGATGACGAGGAGAAAGCAGCTGCAGCATCCTATCAGGCCGAAATGGATCGTTCATTCCCGGATGAAATCACGAGCCGATATTATATTCGTGAGGATCAGGGGGGGACACAGCGGGTCTTTGCCGATTCAAAGGGTGAGCGCGAAGTATTCCAGGACAATGGAGAGAAGCTGCGCGCTAAATCTTTCGATGCTCAGGGCGTTCGGTTGATGATCGAAACAGCAGCGCATCGAGGCTGGACGAGCATCGAAATAACGGGGAGCAAGGAGTTCCGCCGTGAAACTTGGTTGGAGGGCCAGGCGCACGGTATTTCGGTCAAGGGCTATCAGCCGACGGAACTGGATTGGCAAGATCTGGCGCGTCGCGAGCAGTCCTACTTGCGCAATGAAATTGTTCCGATCGAGGGCAGGGCGCTGGATGCGGCTCACCGGGATCAGGAGCAATCTGCAGGATCGGATCAGTCGAGCAAGGTCGATAGAGAGCCACAGAATGCAGATAATTCTGGAACGTCCCACTCCAAGACCGTCGACTATAAGGAGGGTGTGCAGGGCATCCTTGTTGAGAAAGGCGAAAAGCCTTATCAGGATAATGAAAAAAATGAGCCTTCGCCATTTGTCGTTATTGAAACGGCCAATGGCAATCGCACGGTATGGGGCGTCGGATTACCGGATGCGTTGCATCGCGCCGGCGCTGAAATCGGCGATGAAATTCATTTGCGGTCCACTGGGACGGAACGCGTTTTGAAAACCGTCATTCAGGAAGTCGATGGTCAGAAGCAGCGTGTCGAGCAAATGGTCGATCGCCGGGCATGGGAAGCGAACGTGCTTGAAGAGCGGGATCGGACAGATGGAAAAGTTGAAGGTTCCAAACAGCTCGACAATCAGGTTAATATGGAAGTGAAGGGCGTTGGTCGCGATGGAGAAACCATGCGCACCGATCCACCTCAGCAACAAGTTCCGCGATTGCAGGAACTAGAACAAGAGCAGCAGCAAAAGAAGGAACGCAACGAACACGAGCGTTAA